Proteins from one Eriocheir sinensis breed Jianghai 21 chromosome 27, ASM2467909v1, whole genome shotgun sequence genomic window:
- the LOC127004141 gene encoding protein abrupt-like isoform X3 produces the protein MGSSSIEQQHQQHHHFQQQQQQQQQQQQQQQQQQQHPHNQQHQHNFQHQQSQQQQQLHHLHQQQALQQHQQQQQHQREREREREREREREREREQDDKKQTYNLCWNEFPSNLLSFFKELREQEEFVDVTLACEGQQVSAHKVVLSACSPYFRSLLKNNPCDHPIIILNEVGYGELITLLQYMYHGEVQIAHDQIKDFLRTAKLLQVRGLAEAAAAESRSRSSPDCRSENGQREAPTPTPKTEPADLEEEGRPPDSPQVKRIKLCSSVGPPPPCSPSPHLSGGPSPPAPTPPIPSLPLSMANMASMAGLPSLPPIGLPGASLPLSLPSSITALPPVTTAHPSSIHHGRSALHTPTHMSQQPSFPGLYPGMGSDDTQDTMGSDRSEERDKSRHDDDEYEHENTLEKMSGLANMAALKGGPRTPAHLGFGGFPGPSGLAGLASAAIGSNTDSNPGCTGSRDLDLSVLMSQLGALDPPAPHQQGIQLSPGPASTSNKGGAGPLQLWQHPQQHPTQQQDPQQQQQIRPWCETCGRSYSTVGNLKQHVANVHGRGEWVACGVCGKTFKTRQYLQSHLLQQHGIRQRPTPLLPGPGTGPVPSHPDPTQLPFPHESPSSSAQPSTFNPANRPFQSQSSSVNPSLPQPSVPNAFNNTVQSAADFVNTTLNGHAHLPSFNQSSSTPYSASQPRNPNSALGPAPPQPDSSGQAASPPPQQVKQERFNSFQATHIKQEISHDNYYTI, from the exons ATGGGGAGCAGCAGCAttgagcagcagcaccagcagcatcaccacttccaacaacaacagcaacagcaacagcagcagcagcagcagcagcaacaacagcaacaacacccaCACAACCAGCAACATCAACACAACTTTCAGCACCAGCAatcacagcaacagcagcagctaCATCATCTCCACCAGCAACAGGCACTTCAGCAGcatcaacagcaacagcagcatcagcgagaacgagaacgagaacgagagcgagaaagagaaagagaaagggagcgaGAGCAAGATGACAAGAAACAGACGTACAACTTATGCTGGAACGAATTCCCGAGtaaccttctctccttcttcaa GGAGCTGCGCGAGCAGGAGGAATTCGTGGACGTGACCCTGGCCTGCGAGGGTCAGCAAGTGTCTGCTCACAAAGTGGTTCTTTCCGCCTGCAGCCCCTACTTCAGGTCACTTCTCAAG AACAACCCGTGTGACCACCCCATCATCATCCTGAACGAGGTGGGCTACGGCGAGCTGATCACGCTGCTGCAGTACATGTACCATGGCGAGGTGCAGATCGCCCACGACCAGATCAAAGACTTCCTGCGGACGGCCAAACTGCTGCAGGTCCGCGGGCTGGCCGAGGCCGCCGCTGCAGAGTCCCGGTCACGGTCCTCGCCGGATTGCCGCAGCGAGAACGGTCAGCGGGAGGCGCCCACGCCCACCCCGAAGACCGAGCCCGCcgacctggaggaggaggggcggccgCCGGACAGCCCACAGGTTAAAAGGATCAAGCTGTGCAGCTCCGTGGGGCCGCCGCCACCCTGCTCCCCCTCCCCACACTTATCGGGGGGCCCCAGTCCCCCCGCCCCCACGCCGCCCATCCCCAGCCTGCCGCTCAGCATGGCTAACATGGCCAGCATGGCTGGTCTGCCCTCCTTGCCGCCCATAGGTTTACCCGGCGCCTCCCTCCCACTGTCCCTGCCTTCCTCCATCACCGCCCTGCCCCCCGTGACCACCGCCCACCCCTCATCCATCCACCACGGCCGCTCCGCCctccacacgcccacacacatgaGTCAGCAGCCATCCTTCCCGGGTCTGTACCCCGGCATGGGCTCCGACGACACGCAGGACACCATGGGAAGCGACCGCTCCGAGGAGCGTGACAAGTCCCGCCACGACGACGACGAGTACGAGCACGAGAACACCCTGGAGAAGATGTCCGGCCTGGCCAACATGGCCGCCCTGAAAGGTGGCCCTCGCACCCCAGCACATCTGG GCTTCGGAGGGTTCCCCGGCCCCTCGGGTCTGGCCGGTCTCGCCTCGGCAGCCATTGGGTCCAACACCGACAGTAACCCTG GGTGCACGGGGTCACGTGACCTCGACCTGTCTGTGTTGATGTCGCAGCTGGGGGCCCtcgacccccccgccccccaccagcAGGGGATACAGCTTTCCCCTGGGCCTGCATCCACCTCCAATAAAGGCGGGGCGGGCCCCCTCCAGCTGTGGCAACACCCGCAGCAACACCCCACACAGCAGCAGGACccgcagcaacagcagcagattCGGCCGTGGTGCGAGACGTGCGGCCGCAGCTACAGCACAGTGGGTAACCTCAAGCAGCACGTGGCCAACGTGCACGGCCGCGGGGAGTGGGTGGCGTGCGGTGTGTGCGGCAAGACCTTCAAGACCCGACAGTACCTGCAGTCCCACCTGCTGCAGCAGCACGGCATCAGGCAGCGGCCCACCCCGCTCTTGCCCGGCCCCGGCACCGGCCCCGTCCCCTCCCACCCTGACCCCACCCAGCTCCCCTTCCCTCACGAGTCACCGTCCAGCTCGGCCCAACCCTCCACCTTCAACCCCGCCAACCGCCCCTTCCAGAGCCAATCGTCCTCCGTGAACCCGTCGCTGCCGCAACCGTCGGTCCCTAACGCATTCAACAACACGGTACAGTCGGCGGCAGACTTCGTTAACACCACACTCAACGGTCACGCGCACCTGCCTTCCTTCAACCAGAGTTCCTCCACGCCCTACTCCGCGTCCCAGCCCCGCAACCCTAACTCTGCGCTcggtcccgccccgccccagccGGACAGCAGCGGGCAGGCGGCCAGTCCCCCTCCCCAGCAGGTCAAGCAGGAACGGTTCAACAGCTTTCAGGCCACGCACATCAAACAAGAAATATCTCAcgacaattattatacaatataa
- the LOC127004141 gene encoding protein abrupt-like isoform X4 — translation MGSSSIEQQHQQHHHFQQQQQQQQQQQQQQQQQQQHPHNQQHQHNFQHQQSQQQQQLHHLHQQQALQQHQQQQQHQREREREREREREREREREQDDKKQTYNLCWNEFPSNLLSFFKELREQEEFVDVTLACEGQQVSAHKVVLSACSPYFRSLLKNNPCDHPIIILNEVGYGELITLLQYMYHGEVQIAHDQIKDFLRTAKLLQVRGLAEAAAAESRSRSSPDCRSENGQREAPTPTPKTEPADLEEEGRPPDSPQVKRIKLCSSVGPPPPCSPSPHLSGGPSPPAPTPPIPSLPLSMANMASMAGLPSLPPIGLPGASLPLSLPSSITALPPVTTAHPSSIHHGRSALHTPTHMSQQPSFPGLYPGMGSDDTQDTMGSDRSEERDKSRHDDDEYEHENTLEKMSGLANMAALKGFGGFPGPSGLAGLASAAIGSNTDSNPGCTGSRDLDLSVLMSQLGALDPPAPHQQGIQLSPGPASTSNKGGAGPLQLWQHPQQHPTQQQDPQQQQQIRPWCETCGRSYSTVGNLKQHVANVHGRGEWVACGVCGKTFKTRQYLQSHLLQQHGIRQRPTPLLPGPGTGPVPSHPDPTQLPFPHESPSSSAQPSTFNPANRPFQSQSSSVNPSLPQPSVPNAFNNTVQSAADFVNTTLNGHAHLPSFNQSSSTPYSASQPRNPNSALGPAPPQPDSSGQAASPPPQQVKQERFNSFQATHIKQEISHDNYYTI, via the exons ATGGGGAGCAGCAGCAttgagcagcagcaccagcagcatcaccacttccaacaacaacagcaacagcaacagcagcagcagcagcagcagcaacaacagcaacaacacccaCACAACCAGCAACATCAACACAACTTTCAGCACCAGCAatcacagcaacagcagcagctaCATCATCTCCACCAGCAACAGGCACTTCAGCAGcatcaacagcaacagcagcatcagcgagaacgagaacgagaacgagagcgagaaagagaaagagaaagggagcgaGAGCAAGATGACAAGAAACAGACGTACAACTTATGCTGGAACGAATTCCCGAGtaaccttctctccttcttcaa GGAGCTGCGCGAGCAGGAGGAATTCGTGGACGTGACCCTGGCCTGCGAGGGTCAGCAAGTGTCTGCTCACAAAGTGGTTCTTTCCGCCTGCAGCCCCTACTTCAGGTCACTTCTCAAG AACAACCCGTGTGACCACCCCATCATCATCCTGAACGAGGTGGGCTACGGCGAGCTGATCACGCTGCTGCAGTACATGTACCATGGCGAGGTGCAGATCGCCCACGACCAGATCAAAGACTTCCTGCGGACGGCCAAACTGCTGCAGGTCCGCGGGCTGGCCGAGGCCGCCGCTGCAGAGTCCCGGTCACGGTCCTCGCCGGATTGCCGCAGCGAGAACGGTCAGCGGGAGGCGCCCACGCCCACCCCGAAGACCGAGCCCGCcgacctggaggaggaggggcggccgCCGGACAGCCCACAGGTTAAAAGGATCAAGCTGTGCAGCTCCGTGGGGCCGCCGCCACCCTGCTCCCCCTCCCCACACTTATCGGGGGGCCCCAGTCCCCCCGCCCCCACGCCGCCCATCCCCAGCCTGCCGCTCAGCATGGCTAACATGGCCAGCATGGCTGGTCTGCCCTCCTTGCCGCCCATAGGTTTACCCGGCGCCTCCCTCCCACTGTCCCTGCCTTCCTCCATCACCGCCCTGCCCCCCGTGACCACCGCCCACCCCTCATCCATCCACCACGGCCGCTCCGCCctccacacgcccacacacatgaGTCAGCAGCCATCCTTCCCGGGTCTGTACCCCGGCATGGGCTCCGACGACACGCAGGACACCATGGGAAGCGACCGCTCCGAGGAGCGTGACAAGTCCCGCCACGACGACGACGAGTACGAGCACGAGAACACCCTGGAGAAGATGTCCGGCCTGGCCAACATGGCCGCCCTGAAAG GCTTCGGAGGGTTCCCCGGCCCCTCGGGTCTGGCCGGTCTCGCCTCGGCAGCCATTGGGTCCAACACCGACAGTAACCCTG GGTGCACGGGGTCACGTGACCTCGACCTGTCTGTGTTGATGTCGCAGCTGGGGGCCCtcgacccccccgccccccaccagcAGGGGATACAGCTTTCCCCTGGGCCTGCATCCACCTCCAATAAAGGCGGGGCGGGCCCCCTCCAGCTGTGGCAACACCCGCAGCAACACCCCACACAGCAGCAGGACccgcagcaacagcagcagattCGGCCGTGGTGCGAGACGTGCGGCCGCAGCTACAGCACAGTGGGTAACCTCAAGCAGCACGTGGCCAACGTGCACGGCCGCGGGGAGTGGGTGGCGTGCGGTGTGTGCGGCAAGACCTTCAAGACCCGACAGTACCTGCAGTCCCACCTGCTGCAGCAGCACGGCATCAGGCAGCGGCCCACCCCGCTCTTGCCCGGCCCCGGCACCGGCCCCGTCCCCTCCCACCCTGACCCCACCCAGCTCCCCTTCCCTCACGAGTCACCGTCCAGCTCGGCCCAACCCTCCACCTTCAACCCCGCCAACCGCCCCTTCCAGAGCCAATCGTCCTCCGTGAACCCGTCGCTGCCGCAACCGTCGGTCCCTAACGCATTCAACAACACGGTACAGTCGGCGGCAGACTTCGTTAACACCACACTCAACGGTCACGCGCACCTGCCTTCCTTCAACCAGAGTTCCTCCACGCCCTACTCCGCGTCCCAGCCCCGCAACCCTAACTCTGCGCTcggtcccgccccgccccagccGGACAGCAGCGGGCAGGCGGCCAGTCCCCCTCCCCAGCAGGTCAAGCAGGAACGGTTCAACAGCTTTCAGGCCACGCACATCAAACAAGAAATATCTCAcgacaattattatacaatataa